A genomic window from Brevibacillus agri includes:
- a CDS encoding chemotaxis protein CheX, protein MIVQYLDPFLESASSVIQQVCNVDISRGELAEKEWSNSEGHTWIRIGMTGQLQGDVFFGLQEELALRIVSAMMGGFPVQEMDELGKSAISELGNMISGNASTLLSNRGVIVDITPPLFVQHHDLKDVTGTALTAPLDLHDMGRMEIQIIVIR, encoded by the coding sequence ATGATAGTCCAATACCTAGATCCGTTTCTTGAATCAGCCTCCTCCGTGATTCAACAAGTGTGCAATGTAGACATTTCGCGTGGGGAATTAGCTGAAAAAGAATGGAGCAATTCGGAAGGTCACACCTGGATTCGTATCGGGATGACAGGTCAATTGCAAGGAGACGTGTTTTTTGGTCTGCAAGAGGAGTTGGCTTTGCGCATCGTCTCTGCCATGATGGGCGGTTTTCCTGTACAGGAGATGGATGAGCTCGGGAAAAGTGCGATTTCCGAGTTGGGGAACATGATCTCTGGCAACGCCAGTACGCTTTTGTCCAATCGCGGTGTGATCGTCGACATTACGCCGCCGCTGTTTGTGCAGCACCACGATTTGAAGGACGTGACAGGGACAGCCTTGACTGCTCCGCTCGACCTGCACGACATGGGACGGATGGAAATTCAAATTATCGTCATTCGGTAA